Proteins co-encoded in one Paracrocinitomix mangrovi genomic window:
- the rodA gene encoding rod shape-determining protein RodA: MRGKSEKIWADVDWTIVLIYFVIIGLSVSNIYSAVYDPEKPGLFNLGTEHGKQIMWAGVSLFLGVIIMFLDGSFIRKSAYWVYGVIVFMLVAVLFTEPINGAKSWFGFGSFGIQPSELGKLGAALALSAHLASMPALKARQKPSISVSYFADLFNTHWKTLVILGIPAILVLLQPDMGTFIIFTSFILVLYREGYAGNILLFMVIAVIIAVITLIVADSTYMLPGLKIKMSGKTGIVVSLLLMGLTFFFIIKYFVLKRNRPPLYRALVGSLVVAILFVNFIEWGYSTFLQDHQKTRIDLVLGKIEDPNGEGYNINRAKAAIGSGGFAGKGYKQATLANAQQGHVPMQSTDFIFCTWSEERGFIGSFFLVLLYTILLIKLVSIAERQRSKFTRIFAYSVAGIFFYHFMINVGMAIGLAPVIGIPLPLFSYGGSQVLTFSLLLFILVKLDSERKIVLQ; this comes from the coding sequence GTGAGAGGAAAAAGTGAGAAAATATGGGCAGATGTAGATTGGACAATTGTGTTGATCTATTTTGTGATTATTGGATTGAGCGTTTCCAATATCTATTCTGCTGTATATGATCCTGAAAAACCCGGTTTGTTTAATTTGGGAACAGAGCACGGAAAGCAGATAATGTGGGCCGGAGTTTCTTTGTTTTTGGGGGTAATTATCATGTTTTTGGATGGGTCGTTCATCAGAAAATCTGCCTATTGGGTGTATGGTGTTATTGTGTTTATGCTAGTGGCTGTATTGTTCACTGAACCTATAAATGGAGCCAAGTCCTGGTTTGGTTTTGGTTCATTTGGTATACAACCCTCTGAGCTTGGTAAGTTAGGGGCAGCTTTGGCTCTTTCAGCACATTTGGCTAGTATGCCGGCATTAAAAGCAAGACAAAAACCGAGTATAAGCGTAAGCTATTTTGCAGATCTTTTTAATACACATTGGAAAACATTAGTGATACTGGGTATTCCGGCAATATTAGTTTTGTTGCAGCCGGATATGGGAACCTTTATCATATTCACCTCTTTTATATTGGTGTTATATAGAGAAGGATATGCCGGGAATATTCTTTTATTCATGGTAATTGCGGTGATCATTGCAGTAATTACTTTAATTGTGGCAGATTCAACTTATATGCTGCCGGGATTAAAGATTAAAATGTCCGGTAAAACAGGAATAGTGGTGTCTCTCTTATTGATGGGATTGACCTTTTTCTTCATTATTAAATACTTTGTTTTAAAGAGAAACAGACCACCATTGTACAGAGCTTTAGTCGGAAGTTTGGTGGTGGCTATTTTATTTGTCAATTTTATTGAATGGGGATATTCTACCTTTTTACAGGATCATCAAAAGACAAGAATTGATTTGGTGCTGGGTAAAATTGAGGATCCCAATGGTGAAGGGTATAACATCAATAGAGCTAAAGCGGCAATTGGTTCAGGTGGATTTGCGGGGAAAGGATATAAGCAAGCCACTTTAGCAAATGCACAGCAAGGGCACGTTCCTATGCAGTCTACAGACTTTATTTTTTGTACCTGGTCTGAAGAAAGAGGATTTATTGGTTCCTTTTTTCTTGTCTTGTTGTACACTATTTTATTAATTAAACTAGTGTCTATTGCTGAACGACAACGATCCAAATTTACCCGGATATTTGCATACAGTGTTGCGGGAATCTTCTTTTACCATTTTATGATTAATGTTGGAATGGCTATTGGTTTAGCACCCGTAATTGGAATTCCTTTGCCATTATTTAGTTATGGAGGATCGCAAGTACTTACCTTTTCTTTACTCCTGTTTATATTGGTTAAATTAGATTCTGAAAGAAAAATTGTATTGCAGTAA
- a CDS encoding CPBP family intramembrane glutamic endopeptidase, with protein sequence MKPQIPVSSQIFILLLLVLVSSYFAQILASIGITAIAGSDVATADLNQPKYMYIIVFCTQLAMFLLGVLAFLKIIGKTFKQEFDWTKFNSKNLLKVLGVFILAFVVVEPLSRANLWLMDQYPTSMFYEMAIEQKEKYAVWFNVEKPELFPFALIIYGLVPAIVEELLFRGLLLKKLWLVSNKMHFGVIVSSLIFAAIHVQPWNLLPMIFMGLVLGYIYVYTKDIRYNILAHFLFNALNLVVAFYFPEWI encoded by the coding sequence ATGAAGCCTCAAATTCCCGTAAGCTCTCAAATCTTTATTCTATTATTACTAGTATTAGTTTCAAGTTATTTTGCACAAATATTGGCCTCTATTGGTATTACTGCCATAGCTGGGAGTGATGTAGCAACAGCTGATCTGAATCAACCAAAATACATGTATATAATTGTTTTTTGTACTCAACTTGCCATGTTTTTATTAGGCGTATTAGCCTTTCTTAAGATTATTGGAAAAACCTTTAAACAAGAGTTTGATTGGACAAAATTCAATAGTAAGAATCTATTAAAGGTGCTCGGTGTCTTTATTTTGGCCTTTGTAGTTGTAGAGCCTTTATCAAGGGCCAATTTGTGGTTGATGGATCAATATCCAACTTCTATGTTTTATGAAATGGCTATAGAACAAAAGGAGAAGTATGCAGTATGGTTCAATGTTGAAAAACCTGAGCTTTTTCCATTTGCGCTTATAATTTATGGATTGGTACCTGCAATAGTAGAAGAGTTATTATTTAGAGGTCTTTTATTGAAAAAGTTATGGTTAGTGAGTAATAAAATGCACTTTGGTGTTATTGTGTCTTCATTAATATTTGCGGCTATTCACGTACAGCCATGGAATTTGTTACCTATGATTTTTATGGGACTGGTTTTAGGATACATTTATGTTTATACCAAAGACATCAGGTATAACATATTGGCGCATTTTTTATTCAATGCCTTAAATCTGGTTGTGGCATTTTACTTTCCTGAATGGATATAA
- a CDS encoding ExbD/TolR family protein produces MGKFNKGGKKDVPGVNTSALPDIIFMLLFFFMVATTMKEVEYQVEIKKPKATQAEELEDKDNVDFIYIGFPLDKEMGSEPRIQLDDQLISDVNVVSDWKQGKTREGKRPFDIVTSLKVHKDVGMRIVSDVKEELTSINAIKINYSADKEAKK; encoded by the coding sequence ATGGGAAAGTTTAATAAAGGAGGAAAAAAGGATGTACCTGGAGTAAATACTTCAGCACTACCTGATATCATCTTCATGCTATTGTTCTTTTTCATGGTAGCTACTACAATGAAAGAGGTAGAATATCAGGTTGAAATTAAAAAACCTAAAGCTACTCAAGCTGAAGAATTAGAGGACAAGGATAATGTTGATTTCATTTACATTGGATTTCCACTAGATAAGGAAATGGGTTCTGAACCACGTATCCAATTAGATGATCAATTGATTTCTGACGTAAACGTTGTTAGTGACTGGAAACAAGGAAAAACACGTGAAGGTAAACGTCCTTTTGACATTGTTACTTCGCTTAAAGTTCACAAAGATGTTGGTATGAGAATCGTATCAGATGTGAAAGAGGAGTTGACTAGTATCAATGCTATTAAGATCAATTACTCAGCTGATAAAGAAGCTAAAAAATAA
- a CDS encoding ExbD/TolR family protein produces MAKRELQEINAGSMADIAFLLLIFFLVTTTMEVDAGIARTLPLKRDETIKYPPVEINDRDILYIKANSNDQLLVEDKLTEIEDLEEIVMDFYTANERTETDKTMPKYSTVDIPTCQQKIAEFQKAVEENPKDTYLNNELESWKTKLKLCQELPGNSYRELFKLAVIKLENQARTSYGLYIQIQNVLKKVVNELRAKKCEEIWNRDYYALREDDPKDQDLIMKLRVLVPERIVEAKIEK; encoded by the coding sequence ATGGCAAAAAGAGAGTTACAAGAAATCAATGCGGGATCAATGGCGGACATTGCCTTCTTGCTTTTGATTTTCTTCCTGGTAACTACAACCATGGAAGTGGATGCCGGTATTGCACGTACGTTGCCATTGAAGAGAGATGAAACAATTAAATATCCACCTGTAGAAATTAATGACAGAGATATTTTGTATATCAAGGCAAATTCAAATGATCAATTGTTGGTTGAGGACAAATTGACTGAAATTGAGGATTTAGAGGAAATTGTAATGGATTTTTATACGGCAAATGAGAGAACCGAAACGGATAAAACTATGCCAAAATATTCAACCGTTGATATTCCTACTTGCCAGCAAAAAATAGCTGAATTTCAAAAAGCAGTGGAAGAAAATCCAAAAGATACTTATTTAAATAATGAGTTGGAAAGTTGGAAAACTAAATTGAAGTTGTGTCAAGAATTGCCTGGAAATTCATACCGTGAGTTATTTAAACTTGCTGTAATTAAATTGGAAAATCAGGCACGTACCTCTTATGGTTTGTACATTCAAATTCAAAACGTATTGAAAAAAGTTGTCAATGAATTGAGAGCTAAAAAATGCGAAGAGATTTGGAATAGAGACTACTATGCATTGAGAGAGGATGATCCAAAAGATCAAGACTTGATTATGAAGTTAAGAGTTTTGGTTCCGGAGAGAATTGTAGAAGCTAAAATTGAAAAGTAA
- a CDS encoding MotA/TolQ/ExbB proton channel family protein: MKKVLALIAIAGFITFGVSTNAVAQTPDETEDTTQVVEDTTATQDVTPPPADLTDDGKAAEGDDDQGGFSITTQLKTRFIEGGPLFMGIVLLCLILGLALIIERIVYLNLATTNTKKLVQDVEDALASGGIEAAKEVCRNTRGPVASIFYQGLDRSDEGIDHVEKAVVAYGGVQMGLMEKGMSWIGLFIALAPMLGFMGTVIGMIQAFDDIANAGTISAEVVAVGIKVALLTTVFGLIVAIILQIFYNYLLAKIDSLVNDMEDASISLIDVLIKHDAASRPQ, encoded by the coding sequence ATGAAAAAAGTATTGGCATTAATCGCTATTGCAGGTTTTATAACCTTTGGAGTGTCTACAAATGCTGTAGCTCAAACTCCAGATGAAACAGAGGATACAACTCAGGTAGTTGAGGATACTACAGCTACACAAGACGTTACCCCTCCACCAGCTGATCTAACAGATGACGGAAAAGCTGCAGAAGGTGATGACGATCAGGGAGGATTCTCAATCACTACTCAATTAAAAACTAGATTTATTGAGGGTGGACCTTTATTTATGGGTATTGTATTGCTTTGTTTGATTCTAGGATTGGCATTGATCATTGAAAGAATCGTTTACTTGAACTTAGCAACTACTAACACTAAGAAATTGGTTCAGGATGTTGAAGATGCTTTAGCTTCAGGAGGAATTGAAGCTGCTAAAGAAGTATGTAGAAACACAAGAGGACCTGTTGCTTCAATTTTCTATCAAGGTTTAGATAGATCTGACGAAGGAATTGACCACGTAGAAAAAGCAGTTGTTGCTTACGGTGGTGTACAAATGGGATTAATGGAAAAAGGAATGTCTTGGATTGGGTTATTCATTGCTTTGGCACCAATGCTAGGGTTTATGGGAACTGTAATCGGGATGATTCAGGCATTTGATGATATCGCAAACGCAGGAACAATTTCTGCTGAGGTTGTTGCGGTAGGTATTAAAGTAGCCTTATTAACAACAGTATTCGGATTGATCGTTGCGATTATCCTACAAATATTTTACAATTACTTGTTGGCGAAAATTGATAGCCTTGTTAATGACATGGAAGATGCTTCAATCTCATTGATTGATGTATTGATCAAGCATGACGCAGCTTCAAGACCGCAATAA
- a CDS encoding asparaginase: MKNPKVLIIYTGGTIGMINDPETGALKPFDFESLYGNIPELKQFDYELDTFSVEEPIDSSDMNPQKWGDVAKTIFDNYADYNGFVVLHGTDTMAFTTSALSFMLQGLKKPVVFTGSQLPIGQIRTDGKENLITAIEIAGMVNMSGRSVIQQVALYFEFQLYSGNRVSKISTFNFEAFKSYNYPLLAEAGTNIRINQNALYRSEFNELELFTDFNPNVALIKLFPGMEVEHYKSIFDINEVEGIILETFGNGNSFTNPTFEKMIADYMTAGGIVLNITQCAQGNVVLGLYQSSAHFRRLSVISGRDITTEAAVTKMMYVLGKYKDQEERIQMLNKNICGEVTI; this comes from the coding sequence ATGAAAAACCCAAAGGTCCTAATTATTTACACTGGCGGAACCATTGGTATGATCAATGATCCTGAAACCGGTGCGCTTAAACCGTTTGATTTTGAATCGTTGTATGGCAACATTCCTGAATTAAAACAGTTTGACTACGAATTAGATACTTTTTCGGTTGAAGAGCCCATAGACTCTTCAGATATGAATCCTCAAAAGTGGGGAGACGTAGCAAAAACGATCTTTGACAATTATGCTGATTACAACGGATTTGTTGTGCTTCATGGAACAGACACCATGGCTTTTACAACCTCTGCATTAAGTTTTATGTTGCAGGGATTAAAAAAGCCGGTAGTTTTTACAGGATCACAATTGCCAATTGGACAAATTCGAACAGACGGGAAGGAAAATTTAATCACAGCCATTGAAATTGCCGGTATGGTAAATATGAGTGGTCGTTCAGTGATTCAACAAGTAGCATTGTACTTTGAATTTCAGTTATACAGTGGAAATAGAGTTAGTAAAATAAGCACCTTTAATTTTGAGGCGTTTAAAAGCTACAACTATCCATTGTTAGCGGAAGCAGGAACCAATATTCGCATCAATCAAAATGCGCTTTACAGGTCAGAGTTTAATGAGCTTGAGCTTTTCACAGATTTTAACCCTAACGTTGCCCTTATTAAGTTGTTTCCGGGAATGGAAGTAGAACATTACAAATCCATTTTTGACATAAACGAGGTAGAAGGAATCATTTTAGAGACATTTGGAAATGGGAACAGTTTTACCAATCCAACATTTGAAAAAATGATTGCAGATTACATGACAGCAGGAGGTATTGTTTTAAACATTACCCAATGTGCACAGGGAAATGTGGTGCTAGGATTATACCAATCTTCTGCTCATTTTAGAAGGCTTTCTGTTATCAGTGGAAGAGACATTACCACTGAAGCTGCGGTGACTAAAATGATGTATGTATTAGGAAAATACAAGGATCAGGAAGAACGCATTCAAATGCTGAATAAAAACATCTGCGGAGAAGTAACAATTTAA
- a CDS encoding TatD family hydrolase gives MQFIDTHTHLFVEQFEEDRNQVVEKALSEGVNQMLLPNIDLESIDAMHNLAESFPGKCIPMMGLHPCSVTQDWEQQMAVIKDHLFQNKYCAVGEIGVDLYWDQSTKEFQQKAFAQQIEWAKELKLPIVIHVRDAFDETFEIVDALNDDNLSGVFHCFTGTIEQAHHILNYGGFKLGIGGVLTFKNSGLDQVIEQIDLEHLVLETDSPYLAPTPFRGKRNESSYITYVASKLAEVKNVGIEKVAEITTQNAQSLFGL, from the coding sequence ATGCAATTTATAGACACACACACCCATTTATTTGTTGAGCAGTTTGAGGAAGACAGAAATCAAGTTGTAGAAAAAGCACTTTCAGAAGGTGTGAATCAGATGTTGCTACCTAATATTGATCTAGAATCAATAGATGCCATGCACAATTTAGCCGAATCCTTTCCCGGTAAGTGCATTCCTATGATGGGATTACACCCTTGCTCTGTTACTCAAGATTGGGAACAACAAATGGCAGTGATCAAGGATCATTTATTCCAAAATAAATATTGTGCTGTTGGAGAAATTGGAGTGGATCTTTATTGGGATCAATCGACAAAGGAATTTCAGCAAAAAGCATTTGCACAACAAATTGAATGGGCCAAAGAGTTAAAGCTTCCTATTGTGATTCATGTTAGAGATGCATTTGATGAAACATTTGAAATAGTTGATGCTTTAAATGATGATAATTTAAGTGGTGTTTTTCATTGTTTTACAGGAACAATTGAGCAAGCTCATCATATTCTAAACTATGGTGGATTTAAATTGGGAATTGGAGGAGTACTCACATTTAAAAACAGTGGATTAGATCAAGTGATAGAACAAATCGATTTAGAACATTTGGTTTTAGAGACAGATTCTCCTTACCTGGCTCCCACTCCTTTTAGAGGTAAACGCAATGAATCTTCATACATCACCTATGTGGCATCCAAACTAGCAGAAGTTAAAAATGTGGGAATTGAAAAAGTGGCCGAGATCACTACTCAAAACGCACAATCGCTTTTTGGGCTTTAA
- a CDS encoding YraN family protein, whose protein sequence is MADHNDLGVAGEELAVDFLVNKGHTILSRNYRFQKMEIDIISEWGNMLVVTEVKTRQSSYLTDPNEILSLSKQRFLIKAADQYIKENEIDKDCRFDLVIIVLNEKQKEIEHIEDAFYPML, encoded by the coding sequence ATGGCAGATCACAATGATTTAGGAGTAGCTGGTGAAGAATTAGCAGTGGATTTTTTAGTCAATAAAGGACACACAATTCTCAGTAGAAATTATCGTTTTCAAAAAATGGAAATAGATATAATATCTGAGTGGGGAAATATGCTTGTTGTAACAGAAGTAAAGACCAGGCAGAGCAGTTATCTTACCGATCCAAATGAAATTCTCTCCTTGTCAAAGCAGAGATTTCTCATTAAAGCTGCTGATCAATATATCAAGGAAAATGAAATTGATAAGGATTGTAGGTTTGATCTGGTCATTATTGTTTTAAATGAAAAACAAAAAGAAATAGAGCATATTGAAGATGCTTTTTATCCAATGCTTTAA
- a CDS encoding NAD(P)/FAD-dependent oxidoreductase — MNIPDIDLPRVVVIGAGFAGLKLARQIDTRFYQLVLIDKNNYHTFQPLLYQVATAGLEPDSIAYPVRKTLRKKKNMYFRLTEVNQVKTQEKIVSTSMGELKYDYLIVATGATNNYFGIDSVEENAMPMKTLTEALNLRSKMLQNFENALNINDLDKRLELMNVVIVGAGPTGVELAGAIAELRNRILPKDFPDLDFRQMEIHLIEAAPRVLAAMSKQSSERAYNYLKKLGVNIYTDMIVESYDNNLVKTKSGKEFKTDTLIWAAGVAADHPDGFGDDLRARGNRLKVNEYLQLTNNEDVYVLGDAAYLETKDFQNGLPMLGAVAMQAGAYLAKQFNRKARKKKIHPFKYKDKGSMATVGRNLAVVDLKNSKLGGTFAWLTWMFVHLMLLVGFRNRVIVFINWVWNYIRFNNGLRLIVRPYKKKEDASN, encoded by the coding sequence ATGAACATTCCCGATATAGATTTACCACGGGTTGTGGTGATTGGAGCGGGGTTTGCCGGACTAAAATTAGCCAGACAAATCGATACTCGATTCTATCAACTCGTCTTAATTGACAAAAACAATTATCACACTTTTCAGCCATTACTTTATCAAGTTGCCACGGCAGGATTAGAACCAGATTCTATTGCCTATCCCGTTAGAAAAACACTTCGAAAAAAGAAGAACATGTACTTCCGATTAACTGAAGTGAATCAAGTGAAAACACAAGAGAAAATCGTTTCCACTTCCATGGGTGAGCTGAAATATGATTATTTGATAGTTGCAACCGGAGCCACCAACAATTACTTTGGAATTGACTCTGTAGAAGAAAACGCAATGCCAATGAAAACCCTTACTGAAGCTTTGAATTTGCGAAGTAAGATGTTGCAGAATTTTGAGAACGCATTAAACATCAATGATCTTGATAAAAGACTGGAATTGATGAATGTGGTAATTGTAGGTGCCGGACCAACTGGTGTGGAATTAGCCGGAGCCATTGCAGAATTGCGCAATAGAATTTTACCAAAGGATTTTCCTGATCTGGATTTTAGACAAATGGAGATTCACCTGATAGAAGCGGCACCAAGGGTTTTAGCTGCTATGAGTAAGCAATCTTCTGAAAGAGCATACAATTATTTGAAAAAATTGGGTGTCAACATTTACACAGATATGATTGTAGAAAGCTATGATAACAATCTGGTAAAAACTAAGAGTGGCAAGGAATTTAAAACGGATACCCTTATTTGGGCTGCAGGAGTTGCGGCTGATCACCCTGATGGATTTGGAGATGACTTGAGGGCCAGAGGAAATAGATTAAAGGTGAATGAATATTTGCAGTTAACCAACAATGAAGATGTTTATGTTTTGGGTGATGCTGCATATTTGGAAACCAAAGATTTTCAGAATGGCTTACCTATGTTAGGGGCAGTTGCAATGCAGGCTGGAGCATATTTGGCCAAACAGTTTAATAGAAAGGCACGCAAGAAAAAAATTCATCCTTTCAAATATAAAGACAAGGGGAGCATGGCAACAGTGGGTAGAAACCTTGCTGTTGTTGATTTAAAAAACAGCAAACTGGGCGGAACATTTGCTTGGTTAACCTGGATGTTTGTGCACCTTATGTTGCTTGTAGGATTTAGAAACAGGGTAATTGTTTTCATTAATTGGGTATGGAACTATATCCGCTTTAATAATGGTTTAAGACTTATTGTTAGACCTTATAAAAAGAAAGAAGACGCTTCTAATTAG
- a CDS encoding glycosyltransferase family 2 protein, with protein sequence MINGKKVAVIMPAYNAGKTLEKTYNEIPMDVVDDVILTDDRSSDDTVEVAKRLGIQHIVQHEQNRGYGGNQKSCYNKALEIGADIIIMVHPDYQYTPQLITPMVSLIANDVYPVVIASRILGKGALKGGMPRYKWIANRFLTLFQNVMMGQKLSEYHTGYRAYSRKVLEEIPYNENSEDFVFDNQFLAQILYKGNEVAEITCPTKYFEEASSINFKRSSVYGLGVMKVSMQYFFSKLGMKAKIFKKL encoded by the coding sequence ATGATCAACGGAAAAAAAGTAGCAGTCATCATGCCAGCATATAATGCAGGTAAAACATTGGAAAAAACATATAATGAAATTCCAATGGATGTTGTGGATGACGTTATTTTAACGGATGACAGAAGCTCGGACGACACCGTTGAGGTAGCCAAAAGACTAGGAATTCAACACATTGTTCAACACGAGCAAAACCGTGGATACGGCGGAAATCAAAAGTCTTGTTATAACAAAGCATTAGAGATCGGAGCGGATATCATCATCATGGTGCATCCTGATTATCAATATACTCCGCAGTTGATAACTCCCATGGTTTCTTTGATAGCCAATGATGTTTACCCGGTAGTAATTGCTTCAAGAATTCTTGGAAAAGGAGCTTTAAAAGGAGGAATGCCAAGATATAAATGGATTGCCAACAGATTTTTAACCCTCTTTCAAAATGTAATGATGGGTCAAAAATTGTCAGAATATCATACAGGTTATCGTGCATACTCAAGAAAGGTGTTGGAAGAAATACCTTACAATGAAAACTCAGAAGACTTTGTATTTGACAATCAATTTTTAGCGCAAATCCTGTACAAGGGAAATGAGGTAGCTGAAATCACATGCCCAACCAAGTATTTTGAAGAAGCTTCATCCATCAATTTTAAACGAAGTTCTGTTTATGGATTGGGAGTTATGAAGGTTTCCATGCAATATTTTTTCTCTAAATTAGGCATGAAAGCAAAGATCTTTAAGAAGCTTTAA
- a CDS encoding ArnT family glycosyltransferase, producing MRTFFKEISESKDFRILIILAVVAFVPTLGIVHLFDWDEINFAESAREMMVTGDYFKVQVNFTPFWEKPPLFFWLQAGSMHLFGINEFAARFPNAIAGIITIAVLYFIGKKEKNQRFGLIWGYLYMCSFLPQMYFRSGIIDPVFNLFIFLSSYYLFKGLMVADKKQKHALLAGLFCGLAVLTKGPVGFLLVLLTFIIFIALKKFKVFPSFKQIGIFALMVVMVSFLWFGFEMVKNGPWFLIEFIEYQIDLFSRPVAGHSQPFYYHFVVVLIGTFPLSIFAIPSLIKRKRETDLERWWTILFWVVLILFSIVETKIIHYSSMTYLPLSFLAATVIEKFNWKELKKYVRIIYLFFAVIFTAIFVGLPLFAVFRHHFLDKMKDPFAVEGFKNPDVVWSGFEPIIVVFYIVGVVLLILYWRKDQLLKGLQWNALLFTVTLSLTTVFVVRKIEAHSQGPMIDFMEEIKGQEVYVACVGFKSYAQYFYFQQPQHPNAFTKIRDEVFDGKPTLYTPLEAEVRPFLKYGDIDYDTYFITKVQHVELDTIPHIKKIDQKGGFKFYKREAVK from the coding sequence ATGCGCACCTTTTTCAAAGAAATAAGCGAGTCAAAAGACTTTAGAATCCTTATCATTTTAGCTGTTGTAGCGTTTGTTCCTACACTGGGAATTGTACATCTTTTTGATTGGGACGAAATCAATTTTGCAGAGTCTGCCAGAGAAATGATGGTAACTGGTGACTACTTTAAAGTACAGGTCAATTTCACACCTTTTTGGGAAAAACCGCCTTTGTTTTTTTGGCTACAGGCGGGATCAATGCACTTATTTGGAATCAATGAATTTGCAGCCAGATTTCCCAATGCTATTGCTGGAATTATAACGATTGCTGTACTTTATTTCATAGGTAAAAAAGAAAAGAATCAACGCTTTGGTTTGATCTGGGGGTATCTGTATATGTGCAGTTTTTTACCTCAAATGTATTTTCGTTCGGGCATTATTGACCCTGTATTTAATCTCTTTATTTTCCTATCATCCTATTATCTGTTTAAAGGTTTAATGGTGGCAGATAAAAAACAAAAACATGCACTTTTAGCTGGATTGTTTTGTGGATTGGCGGTTTTAACTAAAGGTCCTGTTGGATTTTTATTGGTGCTGTTGACCTTTATCATATTTATAGCGCTTAAAAAATTCAAGGTTTTTCCGAGTTTTAAGCAAATAGGAATCTTTGCTTTAATGGTTGTAATGGTTTCTTTTTTGTGGTTTGGATTTGAAATGGTAAAGAATGGACCATGGTTCTTAATTGAATTCATTGAGTATCAAATTGACTTATTTAGCAGACCGGTTGCAGGGCACTCACAACCTTTTTATTATCATTTTGTGGTGGTTTTAATTGGAACTTTTCCGCTTTCTATTTTTGCCATCCCTTCACTGATTAAAAGAAAAAGAGAAACTGATTTGGAACGTTGGTGGACGATTTTGTTTTGGGTGGTTCTTATCCTGTTTTCTATTGTTGAAACAAAGATCATTCACTACTCGTCAATGACCTATTTGCCACTTTCATTTTTGGCGGCAACAGTAATTGAAAAATTCAACTGGAAAGAGCTCAAGAAGTACGTTAGAATTATCTATCTGTTTTTTGCTGTGATTTTTACTGCAATTTTTGTTGGATTGCCATTATTTGCTGTTTTCAGACATCACTTTTTAGATAAAATGAAAGATCCTTTTGCGGTAGAAGGATTCAAAAATCCGGATGTTGTTTGGTCAGGTTTCGAACCCATCATTGTGGTCTTTTATATTGTGGGAGTTGTGTTATTGATCCTTTACTGGAGAAAGGACCAATTGCTAAAGGGATTGCAATGGAATGCGCTTTTATTTACTGTTACTTTGAGTTTGACCACAGTTTTTGTAGTGCGAAAAATTGAAGCCCATTCTCAGGGTCCAATGATTGATTTCATGGAAGAGATTAAAGGCCAAGAAGTATATGTAGCCTGTGTTGGATTTAAAAGTTATGCCCAATATTTTTATTTCCAGCAACCTCAACATCCTAACGCCTTTACAAAAATAAGAGATGAAGTATTTGATGGTAAGCCTACATTATATACTCCTTTAGAAGCTGAGGTAAGACCGTTTTTGAAGTATGGTGATATTGATTATGATACCTATTTCATCACTAAAGTGCAGCATGTAGAATTGGATACAATCCCCCACATCAAAAAAATAGACCAAAAAGGAGGGTTTAAATTCTATAAGAGAGAGGCTGTCAAATAA
- a CDS encoding antibiotic biosynthesis monooxygenase family protein produces the protein MFIAIYSFTVVPGKEAEFKEAWVELTKLIYQFENSLGSRLHHEKDEVYIAYAQWRSKEQWANSGGNLPEEANQWRQQMKAACSEIKTVYELEVVDDLLASNV, from the coding sequence ATGTTCATAGCCATTTATTCATTTACAGTTGTTCCGGGAAAAGAAGCTGAATTCAAAGAAGCCTGGGTCGAACTTACCAAGTTGATTTATCAATTCGAAAACAGCTTAGGATCTAGATTACATCACGAAAAAGATGAAGTATACATTGCTTATGCTCAATGGCGCTCAAAAGAACAATGGGCAAATTCAGGAGGCAACTTGCCGGAAGAAGCTAATCAATGGCGGCAACAAATGAAAGCTGCTTGCAGCGAAATTAAAACGGTTTACGAGTTAGAAGTAGTAGATGATTTACTCGCCTCAAACGTTTAG